A region of the Stutzerimonas stutzeri genome:
CAGGTGCAGGCGCAACGCGACCTGCTGGAAACCAGCGAGGACTACTACAACCTTGCCGAGCGCCGCTATCGCACCGGGGTGGACAGCTATCTGACCTTGCTCGATGCGCAGCGCCAGCTGTTTAGCGTGCAGCAACAGCTGATCAGCGATCGGCTCGCGCAGATGACCAGCGAGGTCAATCTGTTCAAGGCGCTCGGTGGTGGCTGGCAGGAAACTGCGCAGGCGCAGCCGGCCGAGGGTTGATCGGCAGAGGCGGTGTTGCAGCGTTGCTGGATTGACGTGTAATCACCGCCGATACATAGAAACGAAAACGCCGCCCATTGGGCGGCGTTTTTTTGTGCGTGGCTTATGCCTCGCGGTTACGCGTCAGCAGTGCTGGCTTCTCGCCGCGCGGGCGAGTCGGCAGCTGCTCGAGCTGGTCCAGGCTGGGCAGGCGATCGATCTTCGATTCCTTGTGGATGATCACTGGCTGCTTTTCGCGCGGCTTGGCCGCTTCCTGGCGCGATACCGCCGGCTCTTCTATTCGACGGCCTTCGTTCTTGCGCCGTGGTTGGCCGCTACGCGGCTGACCGCTGCGGGCCGCCTGGCCCTGGCCTGAACGCTTGCCCTTGCCTGCAGGCGTGCCAGCGCCACTAGTACCTGCGCCACGAGCCGCGCCCGCTGCGCGTGGAGCGGCGCCTGGCTGAGCAGGAGCGCCTGGGCGGCGGCCACGGTTCTGCTTGTTCTGATAAGGGCTGACGTAATCGACCCGGTTGCCGAAGTTATCCACTTCGTCATCGCGGAACTCGTCAGGGGCGCGATCCGGCGGCAGCTGCGGTGGACGGACGACCGCCTTCGCTTCGCTGCTGGCGCCATCGCGCGCAGGCTTGCGGGCCTTGCTTTGGCTGCGACGGTTGCGCTCCTTCTGCTCGGCGCCTTTCTCGGCAGGCTTGCTACGCTCGCCGCGCGCTTTGCCTTCGCCACGGGGCGGACGCGGCTGGCGCGGTTCGCGCACCTCCGGCTTTTCCGCCTCGATGGCACTGGCGTCAAAGCCCATCAGGTCGCCTTCGGGGATGCGCTGCTTGGTCATCCGTTCGATGCCCTTGAGCAGCTTCTCCTCATCCGGCGCGACCAGCGAGATGGCTTCACCGCTACGTCCGGCGCGACCGGTACGGCCGATGCGGTGTACGTAATCTTCCTCGACGTTTGGCAGCTCGAAGTTGACCACATGCGGCAGCTGATCGATATCCAGGCCCCGAGCGGCGATATCGGTCGCGACCAGAATGCGTACCTGGTTGGCCTTGAAGTCGGCAAGGGCCTTGGTGCGTGCGTTCTGGCTCTTGTTGCCGTGGATCGCCGCAGCCGGCAGGCCGTGCTTCTCCAAATACTCGGCTAGGCGATTGGCGCCATGCTTGGTACGGGTGAAGACCAGCACCTGCTCCCAGGCGCCCTGAGTGATCAGGTGAGCGAGCAGGGCACGCTTGTGGCTGGCGGCGATGCGGAACATCCGCTGCTCGATACGCTCGACCGTGGTGTTC
Encoded here:
- a CDS encoding DEAD/DEAH box helicase encodes the protein MSFASLGLSEALAGAVEAAGYTQPTPVQQRAIPAVLQGRDLMVAAQTGTGKTGGFALPVLELLFPGGHPDREHRYGPKQPRVLVLTPTRELAAQVHDSFKVYARDLPLKSTCIFGGVGMNPQIQAVAKGLDVLVACPGRLLDLANQKAIDLSHVEILVLDEADRMLDMGFIHDVKKVLAKLPAKRQNLLFSATFSKDITDLAGKLLHNPERIEVTPPNTTVERIEQRMFRIAASHKRALLAHLITQGAWEQVLVFTRTKHGANRLAEYLEKHGLPAAAIHGNKSQNARTKALADFKANQVRILVATDIAARGLDIDQLPHVVNFELPNVEEDYVHRIGRTGRAGRSGEAISLVAPDEEKLLKGIERMTKQRIPEGDLMGFDASAIEAEKPEVREPRQPRPPRGEGKARGERSKPAEKGAEQKERNRRSQSKARKPARDGASSEAKAVVRPPQLPPDRAPDEFRDDEVDNFGNRVDYVSPYQNKQNRGRRPGAPAQPGAAPRAAGAARGAGTSGAGTPAGKGKRSGQGQAARSGQPRSGQPRRKNEGRRIEEPAVSRQEAAKPREKQPVIIHKESKIDRLPSLDQLEQLPTRPRGEKPALLTRNREA